The DNA sequence ACTTCGATTGAGGAGATCGAGCGGTTAGCCCCCGAGAAAATCATCATCTCTCCCGGTCCCTGTACTCCGGGTGAAGCAGGTCTTTCGAAAGAGATCATCGCGCATTTCGCGGGGAAAGTTCCGATTCTGGGGGTCTGCCTGGGACATCAGTGCATCGCAGAAGTCTTTGGTGCGAAAGTGGTTCGTGCTCAGCGACTGATGCACGGCAAAGTCTCTGAGGTATATCATGACGGCAAAGGCGTGTTTCAGAACCTGCCTTCCCCGTTTCAGGCGACACGCTATCACAGCCTGATCGTTCCCGAGGAAACCTGCCCTGAGGATCTGGAAGTTTGTGCCTGGGTCGAAGAGGAGGGACAGCCGAAAGAAGTCATGGGGCTCCGGCATTGGAAATTT is a window from the Gimesia benthica genome containing:
- a CDS encoding anthranilate synthase component II, translating into MIFVLDNYDSFTYNLVQRFGEIDPTLQIEVARNDQTSIEEIERLAPEKIIISPGPCTPGEAGLSKEIIAHFAGKVPILGVCLGHQCIAEVFGAKVVRAQRLMHGKVSEVYHDGKGVFQNLPSPFQATRYHSLIVPEETCPEDLEVCAWVEEEGQPKEVMGLRHWKFAVHGVQFHPESFLTHEGITLLKNFLQLPAEELTSA